A single region of the Fusarium keratoplasticum isolate Fu6.1 chromosome 7, whole genome shotgun sequence genome encodes:
- a CDS encoding N-acetyltransferase domain-containing protein: MTTPTKLIQSLSGRALGSATTNVPAALGPIVPDLHAQQPSRDIRLTGRYGSVVPISPAHADDLWDSLQVPDSASLFDYLFDEPYNSLDALNSAIAKKAAASDTWTYAILRKSCSGPPKAVGMASLMRMDLPNRVIEVGSILYSPTLQRTPCATEAMYLLASHVFETLGFRRYEWKCNDLNTPSRRAAVRLGFTYEGTFRQHMIAKGRNRDTAWYSMLDREWPTTKRGFEQWLDPSNFDTEGKQKRKLEDCMAEVSTKSDA, from the exons ATGACCACACCAACGAAGTTGATCCAGTCGTTGAGCGGCAG AGCTCTGGGGTCTGCTACGACAAATGTGCCAGCCGCTTTGGGTCCCATTGTCCCTGATTTGCATGCCCAGCAGCCCAGCAGGGACATAAGGCTGACAGGGAGATACGGTTCCGTCGTCCCCATTAGCCCTGCTCACGCCGATGACCTCTGGGATTCTTTGCAGGTCCCTGATTCGGCGAGCCTCTTCGATTACCTCTTCGACGAGCCGTACAACTCTCTAGATGCGCTCAACAGCGCCATCGCCAAAAAAGCGGCGGCATCTGATACTTGGACCTATGCCATACTTCGAAAATCGTGTTCTGGTCCACCGAAGGCCGTCGGGATGGCCTCGCTCATGAGAATGGATCTCCCAAATCGAGTTATCGAGGTTGGGAGCATCCTGTATTCCCCCACTCTTCAACGCACCCCCTGCGCTACCGAGGCGATGTATCTGCTGGCATCACACGTGTTTGAGACACTGGGATTCCGGAGGTACGAGTGGAAGTGCAATGACCTGAATACTCCATCGCGCCGGGCGGCCGTCCGACTGGGCTTCACGTACGAGGGCACATTCAGGCAGCACATGATTGCCAAGGGCCGCAATCGTGATACCGCGTGGTACTCCATGCTGGATAGGGAGTGGCCAACGACCAAAAGGGGATTCGAGCAGTGGTTGGACCCTTCCAATTTTGATACGGAGGGCAAGCAAAAGAGAAAGCTTGAGGATTGTATGGCCGAAGTGTCAACGAAATCCGATGCCTAG
- a CDS encoding Fungal-trans domain-containing protein, with amino-acid sequence MTACSRCRSRKQRCDPTPAGCSNCDRAGVPCVNTDSDGRTAPRSYIRNLEDRVAYLETQLASHGISISELSPESLALRAPRAPNESGELPIYHELHGSGPSHVTNTQSLLNRHSVQLPGGMISQSLLHSLLHTPVRDLGQPTDHRPFLRELPFETRASLPGREAAQRLVDTYFEHTEFFSPVISSKEDLLASLEQLYSGSIPGDESGSLTALHRFRVFAVFATAVLLLNRTDSSFPISRAEGYFATAIHVFAQYPDLLCACDSSHLCNLLLLIQYSCFASDLTVVWHFLGLATRLAIDLGLHHERPSTTEVDPEENKRRWLFWTTYTFERTVCVIIDRPFSIPDEAITTCLPILQGVDDRRFLALRLIESRRLESEIYVTLRQSSPINGAVLDLPTWRENMRQRLMTWRASAPSSLVGSSQLAPLDLYDALLHKSLIDLYYPSTSPTGLSHHDALILATSAAASIGGIKQAFRDGRLRFYWRAAHNLFKAGVAMVFCIHHQIVHGSLNMDHADMVASVNTCVSILWGMVERYPAGKVYRDVFEGLSNSVLSSLGRSPGNGQVQSGAGLQDVLTPNLIRGFDLPQEVLDTLSSGFASWEYHQL; translated from the exons ATGACAGCCTGCTCTCGGTGTCGGTCTAGAAAGCAGCGCTGTGATCCAACTCCCGCTGGATGCTCGAACTGTGACCGGGCCGGTGTTCCCTGTGTCAACACCGACTCCGACGGCCGGACCGCCCCCCGAAG TTACATCAGGAATCTCGAAGATCGGGTTGCTTATCTCGAAACGCAACTCGCCTCTCATggcatctccatctcggAGCTTTCCCCCGAAAGCCTCGCACTGAGAGCTCCGAGAGCCCCGAACGAGTCCGGTGAACTTCCGATCTACCATGAGTTGCACGGGAGTGGTCCAAGTCACGTTACCAATACCCAGTCTCTCCTCAACAGGCACTCGGTGCAGTTGCCTGGGGGTATGATCAGCCAATCTCTTCTCCACTCCCTGTTGCATACACCCGTGCGCGACCTGGGTCAGCCGACAGACCATCGGCCCTTTCTCCGAGAGCTGCCGTTTGAGACCCGAGCTAGCTTGCCCGGCAGAGAGGCTGCCCAGCGACTGGTGGACACGTACTTCGAACACACCGAATTTTTCTCCCCTGTCATATCGTCCAAAGAGGACTTGCTAGCTTCTTTGGAGCAATTGTACTCCGGCAGTATTCCTGGCGATGAGTCAGGCTCCTTGACGGCACTGCACAGGTTCCGCGTCTTTGCGGTTTTTGCCACGGCCGTCCTACTCCTCAACAGGACTGACTCGTCGTTCCCGATATCCAGAGCTGAGGGTTACTTTGCAACGGCTATTCATGTCTTCGCCCAGTACCCGGATCTGCTTTGCGCCTGTGACTCCAGCCATCTCTGTAacttgctgctgctcattCAGTATAGCTGTTTCGCATCAGATCTCACGGTAGTCTGGCACTTTCTAGGTCTCGCGACTCGGCTAGCCATCGACCTAGGCTTACATCATGAACGGCCATCCACGACAGAGGTTGACCCAGAGGAGAACAAACGTAGGTGGCTGTTCTGGACAACGTACACATTTGAGAGAACAGTTTGTGTCATTATTGACAGGCCATTCTCCATCCccgatgaggccatcacgACGTGCCTGCCGATACTTCAAGGTGTCGATGACCGTCGATTTCTTGCCTTACGGCTGATTGAAAGCCGCAGGCTGGAGTCGGAAATCTACGTGACCCTCCGTCAGAGCTCGCCAATAAATGGAGCCGTCCTAGATTTACCTACGTGGCGTGAAAACATGCGGCAGCGATTGATGACATGGCGAGCCTCGGCACCATCCTCGCTTGTGGGCTCATCTCAACTGGCTCCTCTGGACCTGTACGACGCTCTCCTCCACAAAAGTCTGATAGACCTTTACTATCCTTCAACATCCCCCACCGGCCTATCGCACCACGATGCCCTCATACTTGCAACCAGTGCCGCGGCAAGCATCGGGGGCATTAAGCAAGCCTTTCGCGATGGTCGGCTACGCTTTTACTGGCGAGCTGCCCATAATCTATTCAAGGCTGGTGTCGCAATGGTTTTTTGCATCCACCACCAAATCGTGCATGGCTCTCTCAACATGGACCACGCAGACATGGTTGCAAGTGTTAACACATGCGTCTCGATCCTGTGGGGGATGGTTGAACGGTATCCTGCGGGGAAAGTATATCGAGATGTTTTTGAAGGCCTGTCCAACTCGGTACTGAGCTCTCTTGGACGGTCTCCTGGGAATGGCCAGGTACAATCAGGTGCAGGATTACAAGATGTTTTGACACCAAACTTGATTAGGGGATTCGATCTCCCTCAGGAGGTATTGGACACATTGAGTAGTGGCTTCGCCTCGTGGGAATACCATCAGCTATAA
- a CDS encoding PKS-ER domain-containing protein, whose amino-acid sequence MATTMQIWQFSSPVKKMEDSLTITDQVPVPSQASLRKDEMLIKVITASLNPVDYKLSEAGIIGKMMIPNPATPGLDFCGRVVAKHSSITGFEEGQLVFGGFPSHKQLGALAQYTVVSTACCALLPEGIDPDDGAAVGTAATTAYQSLMPDTLPSAANIFINGGSGGVGTWAIQLAKAMGAKVTTTCSTKNLELCRRLGADHVIDYTKNDVVEFLKQQGAVYDLVIDNVGNRADLYDNSHLMLKAGGTFVQVGVGESMSLKSIASTMKKQIWPFGTPRFYFVNMKNSAEFFQVIGRWMAEGRVKPVIAAQFDWKDVPEAFRQLREGRSPGKIVVNVSQDL is encoded by the coding sequence ATGGCGACTACTATGCAAATATGGCAATTCTCAAGCCCcgtcaagaagatggaggattCCTTAACAATTACGGATCAAGTGCCTGTTCCTTCACAAGCCTCTTTGCGCAAAGATGAAATGCTTATCAAAGTCATCACCGCTTCTCTCAACCCAGTCGACTACAAGCTTTCTGAAGCGGGCATCATTGGAAAGATGATGATTCCTAACCCTGCAACGCCTGGGCTCGACTTCTGCGGACGTGTCGTCGCCAAACATTCATCGATAACCGGATTCGAAGAAGGTCAGCTCGTGTTTGGGGGCTTTCCATCCCATAAACAGCTGGGAGCACTCGCACAGTACACCGTTGTCTCTACGGCCTGTTGCGCGCTGCTTCCAGAGGGCATTGATCCAGACGATGGGGCAGCTGTAGGAACGGCGGCAACCACAGCGTACCAATCTCTGATGCCAGACACCCTACCGTCAGCTGCGAACATCTTCATCAATGGAGGCAGCGGTGGTGTTGGAACATGGGCTATTCagcttgccaaggccatgggcgCCAAAGTCACAACGACCTGCTCAACGAAAAACCTGGAGCTGTGCCGACGCCTTGGCGCTGACCACGTTATTGACTACACCAAGAACGATGTTGTCGAATTTCTGAAGCAGCAAGGTGCTGTCTACGATCTTGTGATCGACAACGTGGGGAATCGGGCAGATCTTTACGACAACAGCCATCTGATGCTCAAGGCTGGAGGAACATTTGTTCAAGTTGGTGTTGGGGAGTCCATGTCACTGAAGAGCATTGCATCTACCATGAAGAAGCAGATCTGGCCGTTTGGGACTCCTCGCTTTTACTTTGTCAACATGAAAAATTCGGCCGAGTTTTTCCAGGTCATTGGCCGGTGGATGGCAGAAGGCAGGGTGAAGCCGGTGATTGCAGCCCAGTTTGATTGGAAGGACGTTCCGGAAGCGTTTCGACAACTACGAGAGGGCCGTTCTCCTGGAAAGATTGTGGTTAATGTTAGTCAGGACTTGTAG
- a CDS encoding Branched-chain-amino-acid aminotransferase: MIVLWNAVQSRQAAIHFQPSNMTAGPKSNGTNGVGPAPLNSKLLQTTLVASADEAPVPAGDDPVRRSQKCTTSHMLVVNWTKDAGWAAPTIKPYGNFSMAPTSSVLHYGTECFEGLKLYRGSDMKLRLFRPDLNCARLRLSSLRGGLPDFDPDELLKLIEAFVRVDGERWLPEPGTFLYLRPAIIGTSAALGVSRPAEATLFLVAVLFPQFGQAGPGLKLLCSSGQVRAWPGGFGNAKLGANYAPSLVAQEEASAQGFIQVLWLFGPDDNVTEAGASNFFVIIRNKETGLPELITAPLGDIILDGVTRRSVLELTRERHEKPSKDIQSLVAVERPLTMAEMVQASNEGRLLEAFVTGTAFFVAPVGMIRYKDTDINIGHKTEDGDLVAPYTLMLRNWLKDIMYGNEPHAWGRVQGKSV, translated from the exons TTGATTGTCTTGTGGAATGCCGTTCAATCTCGCCAAGCAGCCATTCACTTTCAGCCCTCCAACATGACAGCAGGACCAAAGTCAAATGGCACCAATGGTGTTGGCCCAGCACCCTTGAACTCGAAGCTACTCCAGACGACCCTCGTCGCTTCGGCTGATGAAGCTCCAGTCCCAGCGGGTGATGACCCGGTTCGACGATCCCAGAAGTGCACCACTAGCCACATGCTGGTTGTGAACTGGACAAAAGATGCTGGATGGGCAGCACCCACCATCAAGCCGTATGGGAACTTTTCCATGGCCCCGACGAGTAGTGTTCTGCATTACGGGACCGAGTGCTTT GAAGGGCTGAAGCTGTATCGTGGATCTGATATGAAGCTCCGCTTATTCAGGCCTGATCTTAATTGCGCCCGGCTTCGGCTATCCTCCCTACGCGGTGGTCTTCCCGACTTTGATCCCGATGAacttctcaagctcatcgaggccTTTGTCCGCGTTGACGGAGAACGATGGCTTCCTGAACCGGGAACGTTCCTCTACCTTCGCCCTGCAATCATTGGAACCAGTGCTGCTCTAGGGGTAAGCCGCCCCGCTGAGGCCACTTTGTTTCTCGTCGCAGTTCTATTCCCACAATTTGGGCAGGCTGGGCCTGGTCTCAAGCTACTTTGCTCTTCGGGACAGGTCAGAGCCTGGCCTGGTGGATTCGGAAACGCCAAG CTTGGTGCCAACTACGCCCCATCTCTAGTCGCACAGGAAGAGGCCAGCGCACAAGGATTCATCCAGGTTTTATGGCTATTCGGGCCCGACGATAATGTCACCGAGGCCGGTGCAAGTAACTTCTTTGTTATTATTCGCAACAAGGAAACGGGGCTGCCGGAGCTCATCACGGCACCGCTGGGTGATATTATCCTTGATGGCGTAACCCGTCGAAGCGTTCTTGAGCTTACTAGGGAGAGACATGAGAAGCCTTCAAAAGACATCCAGTCTTTGGTCGCAGTAGAGCGACCCTTGACAATGGCAGAGATGGTACAGGCTTCCAACGAGGGCAGACTGTTGGAAGCGTTCGTGACTGGTACTGCT TTCTTTGTGGCTCCAGTTGGTATGATTAGATACAAGGACACCGACATTAATATCGGCCACAAGACTGAAGATGGTGATCTTGTGGCGCCTTACacgttgatgttgaggaacTGGCTTAAAGATATCATGTACGGGAATGAGCCACATGCCTGGGGCCGAGTGCAAGGCAAGTCTGTGTGA
- a CDS encoding Carboxypeptidase translates to MALRAITTLALALAAMVSPASATPIEQKPLGGEPTEWQSFGLKHYPGYSVRIREQSSSLCDTESKQYTGWLEAKGKHLFFWYVESLSDPQNDPLNLWMTGGPGCSGLIGMMMELGPCLINEDGSGTRRNPFSWTANASMIFIDQPAGTGFSYVDEGVEMPSDSFTAAEDVHIFLQIFYSAFPHLSSLPFHISGESYGGHYVPTVAAEIVRYNKLDPGLRAGLEIPLKSVMIGDGFVSPLDTTYGYYDTLCTTKPGVDTPVFNETRCTQIREALPRCVSLHESCYQNPDPILCHAADSFCSGQIRALFDSETGEGGRDPFDITRTCEVDQLCYTGVLKIQDYVNEPSIRNVLGVPKQVGNFTVLNEEIQDLFGQGNDLYVNTAREILFLLENEVDVLIYNGNLDLACNTAGNLRWTERVAWAGQADFVSQDMRAWHAPKDGKTIEAGTMKEVAVKANSKSKKPSRFSFVTVDRAGHMVPLDQPEISLHLINTWLIGGEL, encoded by the exons atggctcttcGTGCAATCACGACCTTGGCGCTTGCTCTGGCCGCTATGGTCTCACCAGCCTCTGCAACGCCAATCGAACAGAAACCTTTGGGGGGTGAGCCGACCGAATGGCAGTCTTTTGGCTTGAAGCATTATCCCGGGTATTCAGTGCGTATTCGGGAGCAGTCTTCCAGCCTTTGTGACACTGAGTCGAAGCAATACACCGGATGGCTGGAGGCCAAAGGGAAACACCTCTTCTTTT GGTATGTTGAGAGTCTTTCCGACCCTCAGAATGACCCTCTCAATCTATGGATGACGGGCGGCCCGGGATGCAGTGGGCTTATTG gcatgatgatggagcttGGCCCTTGCTTGATCAACGAAGACGGATCCGGGACAAGGCGAAACCCTTTCTCTTGGACCGCCAATGCATCCATGATCTTCATCGACCAGCCAGCTGGAACCGGCTTCTCTTATGTCGACGAGGGTGTTGAAATGCCCTCAGACTCCTTCACTGCCGCTGAGGATGTTCACATCTTCCTTCAAATCTTCTACAGTGCTTTCCCGCACCTGAGCTCGCTGCCTTTCCACATCTCGGGTGAGAGCTATGGCGGGCATTACGTCCCAACTGTTGCCGCAGAGATTGTGCGTTACAACAAACTCGACCCTGGCTTGAGGGCTGGACTCGAAATCCCCTTGAAGAGCGTTATGATCGGGGATGGATTCGTTTCGCCGTTGGATACCACGTACGGATATTACGACACCCTCTGCACGACTAAGCCAGGCGTTGACACACCTGTATTCAACGAAACACGATGCACACAAATCCGTGAAGCGCTTCCTCGATGTGTCTCTCTCCACGAATCCTGTTACCAAAACCCTGATCCAATTCTCTGTCACGCCGCGGACTCTTTCTGCAGCGGTCAGATCCGAGCCTTGTTTGACAGCGAgacaggagaaggaggccgtgATCCATTCGATATCACGCGGACTTGCGAAGTAGACCAACTCTGTTACACTGGGGTCCTCAAAATTCAAGACTATGTGAACGAGCCCTCAATTCGCAACGTTCTCGGCGTCCCCAAGCAAGTTGGCAACTTTACTGTCCTTAACGAGGAGATCCAGGACCTCTTTGGCCAGGGAAATGACCTCTACGTCAACACAGCTCGAGAAATCCTCTTCCTGCTCGAAAACGAGGTCGACGTGCTCATCTACAACGGCAACTTGGATTTGGCATGCAACACGGCCGGGAACCTGCGCTGGACTGAGCGAGTGGCTTGGGCCGGCCAAGCCGACTTTGTGTCGCAGGATATGCGGGCTTGGCACGCGCCAAAGGATGGGAAGACGATTGAGGCGGGGACAATGAAGGAGGTTGCCGTTAAGGCTAACTCGAAGAGTAAGAAGCCTTCTCGGTTCAGTTTTGTTACTGTAGATAGGGCTGGACATATGGTTCCTTTGGATCAGCCTGAGATTTCTCTGCATCTTATCAACACTTGGTTGATTGGCGGAGAGTTGTAG
- a CDS encoding MFS domain-containing protein yields the protein MDPTFPNGGYGWVCTAASAMINAHTWGLNSSYGVFLAHYLSVEYFAGATPLEYAFIGSLSISCALMVSPVATALTRGIGARPTMLCGVVIHTAGLILASLATKVLHLFLTQGILFSLGVGLLFSPAAAIVPQWFSTHRSLTTSISASGSGFSSLIYPVASGAMIQKLGVPWTLRVLGIVAFVVNTLCACLVKDHSSAIGSTQLAFDTRLLRRPEFLLLLGFSWFSMLAYVILVFSLSNYATWIGLDPSKAGLISALFDLGQGLGRPVIGYFSDQTGRLNMSILMTLLAALLSLAVWIPARTYPVLVFFSVACGPVAGTFWATIGAVIAEVAGMQQVPTALNLV from the coding sequence ATGGACCCAACATTTCCGAACGGTGGCTATGGATGGGTTTGCACAGCCGCCTCTGCCATGATCAATGCCCACACATGGGGCCTCAACTCGAGTTATGGGGTATTTCTCGCCCATTATCTGTCAGTCGAGTACTTCGCTGGCGCCACCCCTCTGGAATATGCCTTCATTGGGTCTCTCAGCATCAGCTGCGCTCTGATGGTCTCACCCGTTGCAACTGCTCTGACGAGAGGGATTGGGGCGAGGCCAACCATGCTGTGCGGCGTGGTGATACACACCGCAGGCTTAATACTGGCCAGTCTTGCTACAAAAGTCCTCCACCTATTCCTTACCCAAGGTATTCTGTTCAGCCTTGGTGTGGGACTGCTGTTTAGTCCGGCTGCTGCAATTGTTCCCCAGTGGTTCAGCACACACCGCTCTCTAACCACAAGCATATCCGCCAGCGGCTCTGGATTTAGTAGTTTGATCTATCCGGTCGCTTCGGGCGCCATGATCCAGAAGCTCGGAGTTCCGTGGACGCTTCGTGTCTTGGGCATAGTGGCCTTTGTCGTCAACACTCTCTGCGCCTGTCTTGTGAAAGACCACAGTAGCGCGATTGGATCGACTCAGTTAGCCTTTGATACTCGACTACTCCGCCGACCTGAGTTTCTCTTATTGCTTGGCTTCAGCTGGTTCAGCATGCTGGCGTACGTGATCCTGGTTTTCAGCCTGTCCAACTACGCAACCTGGATCGGGCTTGACCCCTCGAAAGCTGGCCTTATCAGCGCCCTCTTTGATCTAGGACAGGGGCTCGGTCGCCCCGTCATTGGCTATTTCAGTGATCAGACCGGGCGCCTCAACATGTCAATTCTGATGACCCTTCTTGCGGCTTTACTCTCTCTCGCCGTCTGGATTCCTGCCAGAACGTACCCTGTTCTTGTTTTCTTCTCCGTTGCCTGTGGGCCTGTTGCCGGGACCTTTTGGGCGACCATTGGCGCCGTTATAGCAGAAGTTGCGGGAATGCAACAGGTCCCGACGGCGCTGAACTTGGTCTAG
- a CDS encoding Amine oxidase: protein MIEDTSSVPGYTILREEARDPGPCPSRDLGQPHPLDQLSVEEIRLAARLIRENSTFNDFKFNCITLREPKKTEYAAFRSRNGPRPCRQAFAIIIEKVTGKVAEVTVNLTNGNVESHQLRLGAGPIMNIEDMDVCERIARQDPLVVEACREIGITDMNKIFIEAWAIDVDERWGKDRRIQRGLVFYRKSAMDNQFAHPLDFSVVIDLETEEVLAVDIRRVNGGERTKPELTEHNFLPEFIADGYQHAKLKPVDITQPQGVSFQMRGNEIAWAGLKMHIGFNYREGIVLSDVSVHDPYENRQRSLFNRISLVEMVVPYGNPDPPHHQKHPFDVGEYGMGLMTNSLQLGCDCKGVIHYLDAIMAVSSGDPAIVKNAICIHEEDNGLLYKHTDYRDGSVISARDRKLIISHFITAGNYDYGFYHTFSLDGTYKLEVKLTGILNTYCLHPLETAAPYGTEVAPFINAHNHQHIFSLRVDPEIDGTKNSVVQNDAVLSDQPLGSAGNLHGNGFLCKKTTLRTSMEGGANYSHQTGRTWDIINPNSRRGGKLAGYKIVNNSCPPLLAQPGSLVHKRAAFAHKSLWVVPYRDYELFPAGDYVCRSTGETGHPFNQTIEDWVSRNESIDNIDIVCYIQFGLTHFPRAEDFPVMPVEPVSVMMRASNFFEKNPALWVPPSAICVDTVSRHAYKAEKEPLQSCCASPNTSSKL, encoded by the exons ATGATTGAAGATACCTCCTCCGTTCCTGGCTACACCATTTTGCGGGAAGAAGCCAGGGATCCTGGACCCTGCCCTTCTCGAGATTTGGGCCAGCCCCATCCCCTCG ATCAGCTATCGGTTGAAGAGATCCGTCTCGCAGCACGGCTCATCCGTGAAAACTCCACCTTCAACGATTTCAAGTTCAACTGCATTACTCTCCGGGAACCGAAGAAGACCGAGTACGCCGCGTTCCGTTCCAGAAATGGCCCACGACCTTGTCGCCAGgcctttgccatcatcatcgagaaaGTGACCGGTAAAGTTGCCGAGGTCACTGTCAACCTTACCAACGGCAATGTCGAATCTCATCAGCTTCGTCTAGGAGCCGGCCCGATCATGAACATTGAAGATATGGATGTGTGCGAGCGAATTGCCCGCCAGGATCCCCTCGTTGTTGAAGCGTGTCGCGAGATCGGCATCACCGACATGAACAAAATTTTTATCGAAGCCTGGGCCATCGATGTCGATGAACGCTGGGGAAAAGACCGGCGCATCCAGCGAGGCCTGGTCTTCTATCGCAAGTCAGCTATGGACAACCAGTTCGCCCATCCCCTCGACTTTTCAGTAGTTATCGATCTTGAGACTGAGGAGGTCCTTGCGGTTGATATTCGCCGAGTGAACGGCGGTGAACGCACAAAGCCCGAGCTGACGGAACACAATTTCCTCCCGGAGTTTATCGCAGATGGCTATCAGCATGCCAAACTCAAGCCCGTCGATATCACGCAGCCCCAGGGGGTCTCATTCCAGATGCGTGGAAACGAAATTGCCTGGGCCGGCCTCAAGATGCACATCGGCTTCAACTATCGTGAGGGCATTGTGCTCTCCGACGTTTCTGTTCACGACCCCTACGAGAACCGCCAACGAAGCTTGTTCAACCGTATCAGCTTGGTTGAAATGGTTGTCCCGTATGGCAATCCTGATCCTCCACATCACCAGAAGCACCCCTTTGATGTTGGTGAGTACGGAATGGGCCTGATGACCAACTCTCTTCAACTCGGCTGCGACTGCAAGGGGGTGATTCATTATCTTGATGCTATCATGGCTGTTTCCTCTGGCGACCCGGCCATAGTCAAGAACGCGATTTGCATCCATGAAGAAGACAACGGGCTTCTCTACAAGCATACCGATTATCGCGATGGAAGTGTTATTTCGGCACGAGACCGaaagctcatcatctcccacTTCATCACTGCGGGAAACTATGACTATGGCTTCTATCATACCTTTTCCCTGGATGGCACCTATAAACTCGAGGTGAAGCTTACTGGAATTCTCAACACCTATTGTCTTCATCCATTGGAAACCGCCGCCCCGTATGGTACAGAGGTTGCTCCATTTATCAACGCTCACAATCATCAACATATCTTCTCCCTTCGTGTTGACCCGGAAATCGATGGAACGAAGAATTCAGTTGTGCAAAACGATGCTGTCTTGAGTGACCAACCCCTGGGTTCGGCAGGAAATCTCCATGGGAATGGCTTCCTTTGCAAGAAGACAACACTGCGGACTTCGATGGAGGGTGGTGCAAACTACTCGCACCAGACTGGTCGAACTTGGGACATCATAAACCCCAACAGTAGGCGAGGAGGCAAGCTTGCAGGGTACAAGATCGTCAACAACAGCTGCCCGCCCCTTCTGGCACAGCCAGGAAGCCTTGTGCACAAGCGAGCCGCATTCGCCCACAAGAGCCTGTGGGTTGTGCCATACAGAGATTACGAGCTCTTCCCTGCCGGAGACTACGTCTGTCGATCAACTGGGGAAACAGGTCATCCGTTCAATCAAACGATTGAGGACTGGGTCAGCCGTAACGAGTCAATTGACAATATCGATATTGTCTGCTACATCCAATTTGGGCTGACCCATTTCCCACGCGCCGAGGATTTCCCCGTCATGCCAGTTGAGCCGGTTTCTGTCATGATGCGAGCGTCCAACTTCTTTGAGAAGAACCCTGCTCTTTGGGTTCCTCCTTCAGCCATCTGCGTAGATACTGTCTCAAGGCACGCCTACAAGGCAGAGAAGGAGCCACTTCAATCGTGCTGCGCGAGCCCTAACACCTCCTCCAAGCTTTGA